The following coding sequences lie in one Bacteroidota bacterium genomic window:
- a CDS encoding TonB-dependent receptor → MRKIFAVGILLIFNFLVHAQEITVRGTVKDAQANPLPGVTILVDGTARGTITGVDGQYEIVVSNTARLRFSYIGYVEQVIAVNGRNRIDVTLLEDIAQLSEVVVIGYGTQKKKDLTTAVAVVDDKEMRNRPLVSAAEALQGKAAGVQVFQPSGKPGSGLAVRVRGATSVLAGNEPLYVVDGVPTTDIRHINPGDIQSMSVLKDASSAAIYGARAANGVVIITTKRGQAGESTIRYNTYLGWSNLRKGIDVLGTKAYRELMNEIMPGSIDPTQTKFTDWPGLVFGTGTTQTHQLSYTGGTEKSSQFVSATWLSDQGMVKPARFDRFTVRTNLDNELKPWLKANTSINVMHLNTKDTPDNLSSGRGGVIMSALNTPPFLSIYKNDGSGWYDPNPFQPSWEHPIAYMEGPDQQTIDNQIFGNFSLTANPLKELTLTTKFGADLLTHQWDYYLDPVRTNFGRQNNGIGQSDKTTHSTLLWENTIGFARAFGKHNLNALAGNSIQRYKGNNSFIYGTDFPEDVNVRTLNAANNITASTNIQEWALASFFGRAAWDWSGKYYLTMSLRRDGSSKLAHHWGTMPSFSAGWRISSEKFMQGVTLIDDLKLRGGWGKNGNQEGIPNYARYGLINYYRRTPTNPLSGPSAVQVTYGNPDLRWETTTQSNIGIDLAMFNYRLNFTADAYIKRTDDVLLNVQLSSSLPITTIQTNAGSIENRGIEFNLNTVNLDKKIRWTSDFNISFNKNEVKKLEYTDIYYFGRIYSNNQDVAIVKVGLPLGSFFGYVADGVDPATGNLKYKDLNNNGIFDTGDRTVIGNANPDFVFGFTNNLSYKRFDLNIFIQGSYGNDIYNATRIDLEGMFDSKNQSTAVLRRWRKPGDVTDIPRAGNINNVRNSTRFVEDGSFVRLKSLTLSYNLLTAADKFKGIRSLQLFATGRNLITLTKYSGFDPEVNAYGNSAVEMGIDYGTYPQSRSIVIGLNLEL, encoded by the coding sequence ATGCGTAAGATATTTGCTGTCGGTATTTTGCTGATCTTTAACTTTCTGGTCCATGCACAAGAAATTACGGTAAGAGGAACGGTGAAAGACGCGCAGGCCAACCCGCTGCCCGGTGTCACCATCCTGGTCGATGGCACGGCCCGGGGCACCATTACCGGTGTTGACGGGCAATATGAGATTGTTGTTTCGAATACAGCCCGCCTCAGGTTCAGCTATATAGGATATGTGGAACAAGTAATTGCTGTGAACGGACGCAACCGTATTGATGTGACCCTCCTGGAAGACATCGCCCAGCTTAGCGAAGTGGTTGTGATTGGCTACGGCACCCAGAAAAAGAAAGACCTCACCACAGCTGTAGCAGTGGTGGATGACAAGGAAATGCGAAACCGTCCGCTGGTTTCGGCAGCTGAAGCCCTGCAGGGAAAAGCCGCAGGTGTGCAGGTGTTTCAACCTTCGGGCAAGCCCGGTTCCGGCTTGGCTGTGAGGGTGCGCGGAGCCACATCGGTACTGGCAGGCAACGAACCTTTGTATGTGGTTGACGGGGTGCCAACCACAGATATCCGACACATCAACCCCGGCGACATCCAGAGCATGAGCGTGCTCAAAGATGCTTCGTCAGCAGCCATTTACGGGGCACGTGCTGCCAATGGCGTGGTGATTATTACAACAAAGCGCGGACAGGCAGGCGAAAGCACCATCCGCTACAACACCTATCTCGGCTGGTCCAATCTGCGCAAGGGCATTGATGTCTTGGGCACAAAAGCCTACCGCGAACTGATGAACGAGATAATGCCGGGCAGCATCGACCCGACACAAACAAAATTTACCGACTGGCCGGGCTTAGTCTTTGGCACCGGAACCACCCAGACACATCAGCTGTCGTACACCGGAGGCACCGAAAAATCATCCCAGTTCGTCTCGGCTACCTGGCTCTCCGATCAGGGAATGGTCAAACCGGCACGCTTCGACCGTTTTACCGTGCGCACCAACCTCGACAACGAGCTCAAACCCTGGCTCAAAGCCAACACCAGCATCAATGTGATGCACCTCAACACCAAGGATACCCCCGATAACCTGAGCTCCGGACGCGGAGGCGTCATCATGAGCGCACTCAACACCCCGCCATTCCTGTCGATTTACAAAAACGACGGCAGCGGGTGGTACGACCCCAATCCATTCCAGCCATCATGGGAACACCCGATTGCTTACATGGAAGGCCCCGATCAGCAGACAATAGATAATCAGATATTCGGAAATTTCAGCCTGACTGCCAATCCACTCAAGGAACTGACCCTGACCACTAAGTTCGGGGCCGACCTGCTCACCCACCAGTGGGATTATTACCTCGACCCCGTGCGCACCAATTTTGGAAGACAAAACAACGGCATCGGTCAGTCCGACAAAACCACACACAGCACCTTGCTCTGGGAGAATACCATTGGTTTCGCCCGGGCATTCGGAAAACACAACCTTAACGCACTGGCAGGCAATAGCATACAAAGATACAAAGGCAACAATTCGTTCATCTACGGCACCGATTTTCCGGAAGATGTCAATGTCCGCACCCTCAATGCCGCAAACAACATCACGGCAAGCACCAATATCCAGGAGTGGGCTTTGGCTTCATTTTTCGGCCGTGCTGCATGGGATTGGTCGGGCAAATACTACCTGACCATGAGCCTGAGGCGCGACGGATCGTCGAAACTGGCCCACCACTGGGGTACTATGCCCTCGTTTTCGGCCGGTTGGCGCATCTCATCAGAAAAGTTTATGCAGGGAGTTACCCTGATCGACGACCTGAAACTTCGAGGTGGATGGGGAAAGAACGGCAACCAGGAAGGCATCCCCAATTATGCCCGCTACGGCTTGATCAACTACTACCGTCGTACGCCTACCAACCCATTGTCCGGACCATCTGCAGTTCAGGTTACGTATGGCAACCCTGACCTGCGCTGGGAAACAACCACCCAGTCGAATATCGGGATCGACCTTGCCATGTTCAACTACAGGCTCAACTTTACTGCAGATGCCTACATCAAGCGCACCGACGATGTGCTGCTCAATGTGCAGCTGAGCAGTTCGCTGCCCATCACCACAATTCAAACCAATGCCGGCAGCATCGAAAACCGCGGTATCGAGTTCAACCTCAACACAGTAAACCTGGATAAAAAAATCCGCTGGACTTCCGATTTCAATATCTCCTTCAACAAAAACGAGGTAAAAAAACTTGAATACACCGACATCTACTATTTCGGGCGCATCTACTCCAACAACCAGGATGTGGCCATTGTAAAAGTCGGCCTGCCCCTCGGGTCGTTCTTTGGTTATGTGGCTGACGGGGTGGATCCGGCCACAGGCAACCTGAAATATAAAGACCTGAACAACAATGGCATATTCGATACCGGCGACCGTACCGTCATCGGCAATGCAAATCCGGATTTTGTTTTCGGATTTACCAACAACCTGAGCTACAAACGTTTCGACCTGAACATCTTCATTCAGGGCAGCTATGGCAACGACATCTACAACGCAACCCGCATCGACCTCGAAGGCATGTTCGACAGCAAAAATCAGAGCACTGCCGTGCTGCGAAGATGGCGCAAACCCGGTGATGTCACCGACATCCCACGGGCAGGAAACATCAACAATGTGCGCAACTCGACACGATTTGTGGAAGACGGCTCTTTTGTCA
- a CDS encoding PKD domain-containing protein → MKKNLRFSLLLLFVATLIPFTSCKKEDPEPELIPSFTFQVDAQNWKKVKFTNESQNYSALEWNFGDGSPVSTETDPEHIYENAGQYTVTLKATSLKGTYTDVFSQVVTISDPNVLLTRLAGEGTDGKKWKLIRDVSTGRYPLEVGPESRTEIWWAMGRNNDELANRPCMLNDEWTFHRDGRMIFDAKGDVWAEGNIFEPGWTCVSENNMVSTTGQSLAAWGSGNHTFEIIQGEQPKVKVNGLGAYIGFYKLGNNVEVNTPQQTVTYNIVKLHDGQVDTLIVEGIYRWNPAEPGGYWRFVLVHYDNPNEEPPIPGNMPNPSFSFTQDGLTLVFNNTSTYANSYLWDFGDGNTSTAENPTHTYASEGLYTIKLTATNAMGTRSTELDAVVSVTPLTAELLVGAPWRVRVAERSVYVGPGLGDPSWWSLPKSFLDGTGTGGDDWSCMPDDEFTFHADGKFTYDTKGSARNDGYFGSPNGCISDAQIAASGNGAAFGSALGENAHTFAFTPATADSRAIITLTNGPNRAAFIGFYKGYYGGENTNGANPPNGGNPTNRYEVIGFANGATKQYLIVSVDITGDHSGTAAWTMVLER, encoded by the coding sequence ATGAAAAAAAACCTGAGATTCTCTTTGTTGCTGCTATTTGTGGCAACGCTCATTCCGTTCACTTCCTGCAAGAAGGAAGACCCGGAACCAGAATTGATTCCGAGCTTCACCTTCCAGGTGGATGCGCAAAACTGGAAGAAAGTAAAGTTTACCAACGAGTCGCAGAACTATTCGGCACTTGAGTGGAACTTTGGCGACGGCAGCCCGGTTTCGACAGAGACCGACCCTGAACACATCTACGAAAATGCCGGTCAATACACAGTGACCCTCAAAGCCACCTCGCTCAAAGGCACATACACCGACGTATTTTCGCAGGTGGTTACCATCAGCGACCCCAATGTGCTCCTTACCCGCCTTGCTGGCGAAGGTACTGATGGTAAAAAGTGGAAACTGATCCGCGATGTGAGTACAGGACGCTATCCGCTGGAAGTTGGACCTGAAAGCAGAACAGAGATATGGTGGGCTATGGGTCGCAACAACGACGAACTGGCCAACAGGCCTTGTATGCTCAACGACGAGTGGACTTTCCATCGCGACGGCCGCATGATTTTCGATGCCAAAGGCGATGTTTGGGCTGAAGGCAACATCTTTGAACCCGGCTGGACCTGTGTATCGGAAAACAACATGGTAAGCACCACCGGCCAGAGCCTGGCAGCATGGGGAAGCGGCAACCACACCTTTGAGATCATCCAGGGCGAACAGCCTAAAGTTAAGGTCAATGGCCTTGGAGCTTACATCGGCTTCTACAAATTGGGCAACAACGTTGAGGTGAACACCCCTCAGCAAACAGTTACCTACAACATCGTTAAGTTGCACGACGGACAGGTGGACACCCTCATCGTGGAAGGCATCTACCGCTGGAATCCGGCCGAACCAGGCGGGTACTGGCGTTTTGTGCTCGTACACTACGACAACCCCAACGAAGAACCGCCCATCCCCGGCAACATGCCTAACCCCTCGTTCTCATTCACACAAGACGGCCTGACATTGGTGTTCAACAACACCTCCACCTATGCCAACAGCTATCTGTGGGACTTTGGCGACGGTAACACTTCAACCGCCGAAAACCCAACCCATACTTATGCCAGCGAAGGCTTGTACACCATCAAGCTGACCGCCACCAATGCCATGGGCACACGCTCGACCGAGCTGGATGCAGTGGTGTCGGTAACACCCCTCACTGCCGAGTTGCTGGTTGGTGCACCCTGGAGGGTACGTGTAGCTGAACGTTCGGTTTATGTTGGCCCAGGACTCGGAGACCCGTCGTGGTGGTCGCTGCCCAAGTCGTTCCTCGATGGAACTGGCACTGGGGGCGACGACTGGTCGTGCATGCCTGATGACGAATTCACCTTCCATGCCGATGGTAAATTCACATACGACACCAAGGGATCGGCCCGCAACGACGGATACTTCGGTTCGCCCAACGGTTGCATCTCGGATGCCCAGATTGCTGCCAGCGGAAATGGTGCAGCCTTCGGTAGTGCCCTTGGCGAAAATGCACACACCTTTGCGTTTACCCCCGCAACGGCCGACAGCCGCGCGATCATCACCCTCACCAATGGCCCCAACCGTGCCGCATTCATCGGATTCTACAAAGGCTACTACGGAGGCGAAAATACCAATGGCGCCAACCCACCAAATGGCGGAAATCCCACTAACCGCTACGAGGTAATTGGCTTTGCCAACGGAGCCACAAAACAATACCTCATCGTATCGGTTGACATCACAGGCGACCACAGCGGAACAGCCGCGTGGACCATGGTGCTCGAACGTTGA
- a CDS encoding glycoside hydrolase family 3 C-terminal domain-containing protein, translated as MTQITLDVLLKSDPKGGSQEPPVLDSQQMNLAFRQYFVGSVLNTSNNRARTPAWWNNMVKDLQDFAMKNNRFGIPIIYGVDMIHGASYVDGATLFPQQIGMAATWNPEIVHQGAEVTAYESRASAIGWTFSPVLDLGVDPRWPRQWETFGEDPYLASVMGTSLIRGLQGEDNHIASPNRMAACLKHYMGYSHTLSGKDRTPAWIPENKLREYHLPAFKAGVDAGALTVMVNSGEINGVPVHVNKYLLTDILKEELGFEGFVLTDWSDIEYLHTRHKVAASHKEAVKLAINAGIDMSMVPYNFRFADHLIELVNEGEVPMSRIDDAVTRILRVKYLLGLFDKPYTILDEYPDFGSLAFENLALRTAQESITLLKNEQILPLPKNFRILVAGPAANSMRPLNGGWSYSWQGELADEFASGYKTIFEALRELATSPNNVELYEGVRYKMDGKYDEEIVDDLNVFRRKAAQADAIVLCLGENSYTEKPGDLEDLYLSDNQQELARLAAASRKPVILVMVQGRPRVISKIEPLAKTVLNAYLPGNFGGQAIAQILFGEVNPSGKLPYTYPRFPNSLEPYYIKHAEQLEIAGSPTGTQYNPQYHFGYGLSYSNFTYSDLRLDKNSYAPDDLIRATVRVTNNSAIPGKEVVQVFVSDHYASLTPSVKRLRAFEKISLSPGESKEVQFEIPVKNLAFVGPDNLWTLEKGTFSLMCGPLSSDFELNADKKFSNRIIH; from the coding sequence ATGACTCAAATCACGCTTGATGTGTTGCTCAAAAGCGACCCAAAAGGGGGTAGCCAGGAGCCACCGGTATTGGATTCGCAACAAATGAATCTTGCCTTCAGGCAGTATTTTGTCGGTTCGGTGCTCAACACATCCAACAACAGGGCACGCACACCGGCCTGGTGGAACAACATGGTAAAAGACCTGCAGGATTTTGCCATGAAAAACAACCGTTTTGGCATTCCGATCATCTATGGGGTGGATATGATTCATGGCGCATCCTATGTGGATGGTGCAACACTTTTTCCGCAGCAGATAGGTATGGCCGCCACGTGGAATCCGGAAATTGTCCATCAGGGAGCCGAAGTAACTGCTTATGAGAGCCGGGCCTCAGCCATTGGCTGGACTTTCAGCCCGGTGCTCGATCTGGGTGTGGATCCCCGCTGGCCACGCCAATGGGAAACCTTTGGCGAAGATCCTTACCTCGCCTCGGTGATGGGAACCAGCCTCATCCGCGGATTGCAGGGCGAAGACAACCATATTGCCAGCCCCAACAGGATGGCAGCCTGTCTGAAACATTACATGGGTTATTCGCATACCCTGAGCGGCAAAGACCGCACGCCCGCCTGGATACCCGAAAACAAACTGCGCGAATATCACCTGCCTGCCTTCAAAGCCGGAGTAGATGCGGGTGCACTTACTGTGATGGTCAACTCGGGCGAAATAAACGGTGTGCCCGTACATGTCAACAAATACCTGCTCACGGACATACTTAAGGAAGAGCTTGGCTTCGAAGGGTTTGTGCTTACAGACTGGAGCGATATCGAATACCTGCATACCCGCCACAAAGTGGCAGCAAGCCACAAAGAAGCTGTGAAACTGGCCATCAATGCCGGCATCGACATGTCGATGGTGCCTTACAATTTCCGCTTCGCCGACCACCTTATTGAATTGGTCAATGAAGGCGAGGTTCCCATGAGTCGCATCGACGATGCAGTGACGCGTATCCTGAGGGTAAAATACCTGCTTGGCCTTTTTGACAAACCTTATACCATACTTGATGAGTATCCCGACTTTGGCAGTTTGGCATTCGAAAACCTGGCCCTGCGAACAGCACAGGAATCGATAACCTTGCTTAAAAACGAACAAATCCTGCCTTTGCCGAAGAACTTCAGGATATTGGTGGCAGGTCCGGCAGCCAACAGCATGCGGCCGCTCAACGGCGGCTGGAGCTACAGCTGGCAGGGCGAGCTGGCCGATGAATTTGCTTCTGGTTATAAAACAATCTTTGAAGCCTTGCGCGAGCTTGCCACCAGTCCGAACAATGTAGAACTGTACGAAGGCGTGCGATACAAAATGGATGGCAAATACGATGAGGAAATCGTGGACGACCTGAATGTGTTCCGCAGAAAAGCTGCCCAGGCCGATGCCATTGTGCTTTGCCTGGGTGAAAACTCCTACACCGAAAAGCCTGGCGACCTTGAGGATTTGTATCTATCCGATAACCAGCAGGAACTTGCGCGCCTGGCAGCCGCAAGCCGCAAACCGGTCATCCTTGTGATGGTGCAGGGCCGCCCGAGGGTAATCTCAAAAATTGAACCACTGGCCAAGACTGTGCTTAATGCCTACCTCCCCGGCAATTTCGGAGGCCAGGCCATCGCGCAGATCCTGTTTGGCGAAGTGAACCCTTCCGGAAAACTGCCCTATACCTACCCGCGCTTCCCCAACAGCCTCGAACCCTACTACATCAAGCACGCCGAACAACTCGAGATCGCAGGTTCACCCACCGGAACCCAGTACAACCCACAATACCATTTTGGTTACGGACTGAGCTACAGCAATTTTACCTACAGCGATCTGCGGCTGGATAAGAATTCATATGCCCCTGACGACCTGATCAGGGCCACTGTTCGGGTGACCAACAATTCGGCCATACCGGGAAAAGAAGTAGTACAGGTTTTTGTATCGGACCACTATGCCAGCCTGACACCCTCAGTAAAACGGCTCCGGGCTTTCGAAAAGATCAGTTTGTCGCCGGGCGAATCGAAAGAGGTACAATTTGAAATCCCTGTTAAAAATCTGGCCTTTGTGGGGCCCGACAACCTCTGGACCCTGGAAAAAGGCACTTTCAGCCTGATGTGTGGCCCGTTGAGCTCTGATTTTGAACTCAATGCGGACAAAAAATTTTCTAACCGAATTATACACTAA
- a CDS encoding family 16 glycosylhydrolase, which produces MKNNVLKLFLILSLFACSKDEGELPVLNFPDVVEVSEDAGKAEVTITLDSKSKKEITLRYNTIDGTAVAGADYDSIGTTTVVFKPGETSKVITVNIIDDQEYEADEYFFLAAAGLRNARLGNDRTRITIKNDDIFIPLMQVPERLFFEEGTAVSVTARIPIRLSGPAQEPVSFKWSTVQWTARASEDFIPVYNQQVTFSPGEIEKILEVQLVKDDVFEMDDQFTVELTDVLNATVPNTSTKVVILNDDTYTPDMAPDGPVTPMSYPQMYLSWSDEFDGSAINQDNWSYNTGGGGWGNNELQIYTNSSQNSNVQDGKLHITATKLYSTYYSARLITQGKREFRYGRIDIRAKMPIGQGIWPALWMLGANINTVGWPRCGEIDIMEYLGHEPKRVHGSIHYFDAGHKSRTKSYLLSTNENFNDKFHVFSIVWQENAIRWYVDYQLYHEIKDTDIRFESFRLPHFFIFNVAVGGNWPGNPDATTVFPQTMIVDYVRVFQVQIEK; this is translated from the coding sequence ATGAAAAACAACGTATTAAAACTTTTTCTCATATTATCTCTTTTTGCTTGCAGCAAAGACGAAGGGGAGCTGCCTGTATTAAACTTCCCGGATGTTGTGGAGGTGAGCGAAGACGCAGGCAAAGCTGAGGTAACCATCACCCTCGACAGCAAAAGCAAAAAAGAAATCACACTCAGATACAACACCATCGACGGAACCGCTGTGGCAGGCGCCGATTACGACTCGATAGGCACGACCACAGTGGTATTCAAACCTGGGGAAACCTCCAAGGTAATCACAGTGAATATCATTGATGATCAGGAGTACGAGGCAGACGAATACTTCTTTCTGGCTGCTGCCGGGCTGCGAAATGCCAGGCTCGGAAACGACCGTACACGCATTACCATTAAAAACGATGATATCTTTATTCCTTTGATGCAAGTGCCTGAGCGACTGTTCTTTGAAGAAGGAACGGCTGTAAGCGTAACCGCACGGATTCCCATACGTCTTTCCGGTCCGGCTCAGGAACCTGTATCGTTCAAATGGAGCACAGTACAATGGACGGCCAGAGCCAGCGAAGATTTTATTCCGGTTTACAATCAGCAGGTAACTTTTTCGCCGGGCGAAATTGAGAAGATACTGGAAGTTCAGCTGGTGAAGGATGATGTCTTCGAAATGGACGATCAGTTTACAGTCGAGCTTACAGACGTTTTAAATGCCACGGTCCCAAACACTTCAACAAAAGTTGTCATTCTGAACGACGACACTTACACACCCGATATGGCCCCCGACGGCCCGGTCACACCTATGTCGTATCCTCAGATGTACCTGAGCTGGAGCGACGAATTCGATGGCTCCGCTATCAATCAGGACAACTGGAGCTACAATACCGGCGGTGGCGGATGGGGGAACAACGAACTGCAGATCTATACCAATTCCTCACAAAACTCCAATGTGCAGGATGGCAAACTTCACATCACCGCCACCAAGTTGTACAGCACCTATTACTCCGCCCGCCTGATCACTCAGGGAAAACGCGAATTCCGCTACGGACGCATCGACATCAGGGCAAAAATGCCTATCGGACAAGGCATCTGGCCGGCGCTCTGGATGTTGGGGGCAAACATCAACACGGTGGGATGGCCGCGCTGTGGCGAGATCGACATCATGGAATACCTTGGGCACGAGCCCAAACGTGTTCATGGTTCCATACACTACTTCGACGCCGGACATAAATCGCGCACAAAGAGCTATTTGCTTTCAACAAACGAAAACTTCAACGATAAGTTTCACGTATTCAGCATCGTATGGCAGGAAAACGCCATCCGATGGTATGTGGATTATCAGTTATATCACGAAATCAAAGACACCGACATCCGTTTCGAATCCTTCCGCCTGCCTCACTTTTTCATTTTCAATGTAGCTGTTGGGGGCAACTGGCCTGGCAATCCGGATGCCACAACCGTTTTCCCTCAAACCATGATTGTGGATTATGTAAGGGTATTTCAGGTACAAATTGAGAAATAA
- a CDS encoding glycoside hydrolase family 16 protein: MRLPLTLAFLLLSVVVTSCQNADSSKYQIILPGPPQDLGWEFETEPAWSDEFDYTGLPDPSKWDYDLGGHGWGNNELQFYTNRIENATVSDGTLKIKALKESFEGKEYTSARLVSRSKGDFLYGRIEVSAKLPSGRGTWPAIWMLPTDWEYGGWPKSGEIDIMEHVGHDPDVVHISTHTEAYYWVLGNNKTATMRVENARTTFNTYRIDWTPYAIRGYINGRHIFTHVNEGTGYQTWPFDKRFHLIFNIAIGGNWGGQQGVDPNIFPAVMEIDWVRYYRMIPKNQ; this comes from the coding sequence ATGCGATTACCACTTACACTTGCCTTTCTCCTGCTATCGGTTGTCGTTACGAGCTGTCAGAATGCCGACAGCTCCAAATACCAGATTATCCTACCCGGACCTCCGCAAGACCTGGGTTGGGAGTTTGAGACCGAGCCCGCATGGAGCGACGAATTCGACTATACCGGCCTGCCTGACCCATCGAAATGGGATTACGACCTGGGTGGGCACGGATGGGGCAATAACGAGCTTCAGTTTTACACCAACCGCATCGAAAACGCCACAGTGTCCGACGGAACACTGAAAATCAAGGCACTCAAGGAAAGTTTTGAAGGAAAAGAATACACCTCGGCCAGACTGGTTTCGCGCAGCAAAGGCGATTTTTTGTACGGACGCATCGAAGTCAGCGCCAAACTTCCCTCAGGACGAGGCACCTGGCCGGCCATCTGGATGCTGCCCACCGACTGGGAATATGGCGGATGGCCCAAATCGGGCGAGATCGACATTATGGAGCATGTGGGTCACGATCCGGATGTGGTGCACATCAGCACCCATACCGAGGCCTATTATTGGGTGCTGGGCAACAACAAAACTGCCACCATGAGGGTGGAAAACGCCCGAACCACATTCAATACCTACCGCATCGACTGGACACCTTATGCCATCCGGGGCTACATCAACGGCCGGCACATTTTTACACACGTAAACGAAGGCACAGGATACCAAACCTGGCCGTTCGACAAGCGTTTCCACCTGATATTCAACATCGCTATTGGTGGCAACTGGGGCGGACAGCAAGGTGTTGACCCCAATATTTTCCCGGCTGTCATGGAAATCGACTGGGTGCGCTATTACCGGATGATACCTAAAAACCAATGA
- a CDS encoding RagB/SusD family nutrient uptake outer membrane protein — protein MKRIIYFSAILMVMLAGCSKDWLEVKPKGTTLEANFYRNADEAFAGLVAVYDPLGWDVVKDYSSKVGYLNTASDDCWAGGGNFADRATWEAWNTYTLDPALGPQDDFWGRNYAGVARANVLLSKIDNVPMNENLKKRFKAEAKFLRAYYYFDLIRLFRNIPLILEPLSPAEFYNVTQAPREQVWAQIERDLNDAIPDLPLNVPDPERGRVTKGAGMALLGKVILFQNNESRMLEAANLFEQVDLSGQYELLPNFGDIFRPDNKFNKESIFEISHSNAAVGYWGPWPPAGEGHIFTQMCGPRGYVGPVYDAGWGFNPIRPELVDKLKNTNRYKATVANIDSLEKAGVATYEKGYQNTGYFCQKFIPMKAFRSTGNGDPVLMWPYNYIEIRLADVLLMAAEAYLRGGNTAKAQIYLDRVRARVGLPPVPATMDNIMEERRMELATEGHRWFDLVRTGRAAQALAFKGFVAPKHEFLPIPLTEINNTKLVQDPNY, from the coding sequence ATGAAAAGAATAATATATTTCTCAGCAATTTTGATGGTGATGCTGGCCGGTTGCAGCAAGGACTGGCTGGAAGTAAAACCCAAGGGCACCACACTCGAGGCCAATTTTTATCGCAACGCCGACGAGGCTTTTGCCGGTCTGGTGGCTGTGTACGACCCGCTCGGATGGGATGTGGTGAAGGATTATTCCTCAAAGGTTGGATATCTGAATACCGCCTCTGACGATTGCTGGGCAGGCGGCGGCAACTTTGCCGACCGCGCAACCTGGGAAGCCTGGAACACTTACACCCTCGACCCTGCACTGGGGCCGCAAGACGACTTTTGGGGACGCAACTATGCCGGAGTAGCCCGGGCCAACGTCCTGCTCTCGAAGATTGACAACGTGCCCATGAACGAAAACCTGAAAAAACGTTTCAAAGCCGAAGCCAAGTTTTTGCGTGCCTATTATTATTTTGACCTCATCCGCCTTTTCAGGAACATCCCGCTCATCCTTGAGCCTCTTTCCCCTGCCGAATTTTACAACGTTACCCAGGCGCCCCGTGAACAAGTGTGGGCACAGATCGAACGCGACCTTAACGACGCCATTCCGGATCTGCCGCTCAATGTACCCGATCCCGAACGCGGCCGCGTTACCAAAGGTGCCGGGATGGCCTTGCTGGGCAAAGTGATCCTGTTTCAGAACAACGAAAGCAGGATGCTCGAAGCAGCTAACCTCTTTGAGCAGGTTGACCTCTCCGGACAGTATGAGTTGCTGCCAAACTTTGGCGACATCTTCCGTCCCGACAACAAATTCAATAAGGAATCGATCTTCGAGATCTCGCACAGCAATGCTGCCGTGGGTTATTGGGGTCCCTGGCCGCCCGCCGGCGAAGGACACATTTTTACTCAGATGTGCGGTCCGCGCGGATATGTCGGGCCAGTGTATGACGCAGGCTGGGGATTCAATCCCATCCGGCCGGAACTGGTTGACAAACTCAAGAACACCAACCGATACAAAGCCACGGTCGCCAATATCGACAGCCTCGAAAAAGCCGGTGTGGCCACTTACGAAAAAGGCTATCAGAATACAGGCTATTTCTGCCAAAAATTCATCCCGATGAAAGCTTTCCGGTCAACAGGCAATGGCGACCCGGTGCTTATGTGGCCTTATAACTACATCGAAATCAGGCTGGCCGACGTTTTACTAATGGCCGCCGAAGCCTATCTGCGTGGTGGCAATACAGCAAAAGCCCAGATCTATCTCGACCGCGTACGCGCAAGGGTAGGCCTGCCACCCGTGCCAGCAACCATGGATAATATTATGGAAGAAAGGCGGATGGAGCTGGCAACCGAAGGACATCGCTGGTTCGACCTCGTGCGTACCGGCCGGGCTGCCCAGGCACTGGCTTTCAAGGGCTTTGTGGCCCCAAAACACGAGTTCCTCCCCATCCCGCTCACCGAAATCAACAACACCAAACTTGTTCAGGACCCTAACTACTAA